The following DNA comes from Zonotrichia leucophrys gambelii isolate GWCS_2022_RI chromosome 4A, RI_Zleu_2.0, whole genome shotgun sequence.
ACACAGAGGTATTGCTTTGAACAAAGTACACATTTATCATTTTCTAACACCTACTAAAGCTACTGAAGGGTCCAAATTCATGATCTTCATTCTGTGAGGGGCTTGCTGGCAGTGGAAGCTCTTGTCATCAACTGTGCCATTTTCTTCTGAATCTACAAAACTCTGAGTGGTGTGAGGGTCCAAGTAGATCAGCTCATTGCCTGGAGGGGTAAAATCCACATGGTGATAACAAGCAAGAAGCAGTAATAATCACTTATTCCATCCAGACTTGTAAAACATAAAGAGAACTGGAAAGTCAGGCACAACAGCATCCCACAGGGCATTTAGTATAATTTTCCACTGTTACCTTTTAGGGTagattttttggattttttttctacctttgTCACATACTTTCCTTTATCTACATGAAGTCcagtgcattttttaaaaatctcaactGCAGTAATCCCTAACATTCCTCAGATCAAAGATACAGGATGACCACAAATCCAATCTGTAATCCCATTAGGCATTCACCCAGAAATTGAACAAATAAGTCTGAGTAAAACAGCTCACGTTTtacaaaagaaagaacaaaatatcCAAGGAGTTACAGATCAAACCAGGGTAAAATATCAAAGGCTGAATCTAGGATCAACTATTGCGTTAATTAATAAAGACATGGAAGAAGGTGAAAGACATACTGCTttgagaaaaaattgaaaaatatgaGACAATAATTTAAGAAAGCCAGGaagcaaaagaataaaacaagaCACTCTTCACTGGAAAGTATTAATGATtagaaaaaatacagtatttaagtagcagtgacatttcacattttttgaATGCTATCAACTTTCCTTAGTGTCTTGTTTTGCTTATATCATTCCATATTTTTATATCAagctttgctgcttcttttctgtTCCTATAAGGATGGTCTCATACTGTTCCTGAAGTGTCTGAGGTatgtttcttcttctccattCTCATGCTTAAAATGCTTACTACTGCCCCTTCCCAACGaaaatcctttctctttcagtCATACGGATATTTGGAGTAAGTTTCTTTCTTCCTTACCTAAAAATCCTATAAAATAATAGGCATTATTGGGTTTCCCTCCTAATGCTCCCAAAGACTGTGGCATCTTAAAGCATTCCTAGGAGtccaaagagagagaaattaaattgaTTTGTTTATTGATGTACAAGATACCTGCACTTTTTCACATAGACAAAGAAGTGACTGAAGAATGCCTTACTTTAAATGCATCAATATACACTGGGTTGATGTGATTAATCCCCAGGCGCAGAGGGATAATGAGCAGGAGGGGCTTCCAGCCTGGGCACAATCCTGCTGTGTTCTTGTTTGGGCCAAGAGCACTCCTGTGCAAATGTGCACTGCTGTGGGcaacactgctgctctgggcagggcaccAGCACATCTTCTCTGGGGGAATGAAAAGAGACATCAGTGAATGCACACAGCAACACAGAGCAGACCCTTCAATCATGAATTAAATTGCTTTTCCAGACAGCTTTACAGAGCtcctgttttaagaaaaaaggagCAGGGCATGGAAATCCTGACTATTTAGTAGAAGTAATTCTGGCAGTCAGAGTGTGTGCTGGCACATTAGTGAGAcatgggaaaaatgaggggatGAATGTTTCAGACTGAAGTTGCATTTACTACTCGCAGTATTAAAGCTGTCAAGCTTTGCCTGGGAGATGATACAGCAGGGAGGAAGAATTAGAAACTCTTCAGGGAACTCTTCCCTTCCAGTAATGTAGACATAAAATACGCAGAAGTAGGGACTAAGGTAGAACCAGGCTGTGGCTAAATACCACTTGTAAACCTTACAGTTTATAAGTTGAAAATGGGCCACACATTTCTGAAGGATCTGCCCTTCATTTCCCTTTTGCATGACAAAAGCAAATTTCTGCCAAACTCTCTATTACAAGCaattctctgtatttttacATACTACAACTTCATTCCATTGCTGGAGTAGGAGTTAAGGTAGCACAGACCAAACTCCACCTTCTCATCCCCATGGTATGTGAGTTGGTCACCAAAAATCCTCACTGTTCTGTGCTAACTTTACTTTTGGAAGCCCCAAACCTGAGTATCcatttcctttattccttttcttgCCCTGGGAACAAATAGGGATAGTGCCAAGATTTTGCTCATATTTAGATACATTCAAATCAAAAACTGTCACCAAggaaataatcacagaatcatcaaatTATTAAGGCCAGAAAAGACCTTTAacatcatcaaatccaaccacTACCCTAATGCTCCCAGAGCATAATTGTCCAAACAATTACATTTGCCATGAGCTTGAGCTACTCTTTGGTATCTGCTCTTTGGTATTCTGCAGACTCTGAGTTCTGCAGAAACTCCTGTTTCACTTACTGATGTCCTCGATGACCACTGTATTGTCCATAGATACATAAACTGCTAATGAATTCCATTCATCAAATAAAGCAAGCTTCCTAGAAAACACAGAGGCAATAATTAATAAAAGCTTACTAGGACCATGAGGATAGCTTTAAACTCAGGACAGTTAAATAGTCCTTGAGTAAAAAAGTCActtatttggaagaaaaatttgttgggttttttaagtcTCCATGTAATAAAAAGATAACTTTCAGTGTTTaacatatttagaaaaaaataataatgagtGGTTCCAGGAAAAGCACACACACTGTATCATGTGAAAGCTGTTTTGTCCTTTTGCCAAATGCAGGGATAGTAACAGCTCAACCACATGATCAGgtttattactttttattgcAATTAACAGATTCCACTGTGGGATTCTGCCCATGGTGCCTAACATCatgtagagaagaaaaaaattcctatgCCAGTTTGTCCACCTTATTCTGTGCTTAAGAAGTTCAGTGGAACTATTTCAGGTTGTTAAAAGCCAGAGCAGCTCAAGATTTTGGAACCCAAAAGTTAGGAGGGTGGCACAACAGCACATAGGTTTCTGTCCACTTGGTGTGACATCCAGAACTCTGGGGAAGGGAGCTCTCAGGctgcacaggcagtgctgggtgtcTGAAATAAGCCTGAATAACTGGTATGTGAGTCAAGAAGAATTTGTaagggaaaggagctggaggCCAGGACATCCTTGAgctcctttctctctccagaacatgtctgtgccagggctgcagcaaatggcacccaggagctgcaggatgggacATTCCCTATCCCTcagcaaaggcagctctggTGAGGcctccaggccaggagcagctcccatgctctccccagcagcctcaggcagccccaggagcacagccaggaccctgccaggacTTACTTCAGCACTTGAGCAACTGTGTTTGGTCCAAACCACTCTCCAATGGACTTCCCCTCTCCAACACCCATCTGTGCTGTTgtggaaagggaaaacaaaccacagagAGGCTGGTCACAGTCTGTGTCACACATGGCCTACCAATACCTTCACAAACACTCCAGAGCAAGTGTATTTAGcaacaattattttctcaacCTATACTCTTTTCAACACTTAATGACTGCTACTTCCCTTGGAAGAAGTTCCTAAACTGTAATGACAACTACAAATATGTCCTTACTTACAAATTACAGCAATAACTTCTATGACTGTCTATTTGAACACTATCAACTCTCCTACCCAAAACCTGCACACTGTATTCTAGAATACAGATTTATTTAGGTCTAAGTAtaatatttctgaattattataCTTTGTACCCACTTgcatacatttttatttatatgtaaaaatataCATTGTCTTCATAATcacctttttaaaatgtttcattaacTTACTTCAAATGAGAAAGTTTCAACACTGTTGGAATTTCAGTAGACAAAAGGAAGGTGATGTGTGTTCTTACCCATTTGGTGGATGGAATAACAGCAATCTTTTCTATCCAGAAAGCACCGTAAGATTCTATGATATTCTTCTGgttgctttttgtgtttttcccatTGCCaatctttcaggaaaaaagttatagagattaaaaaataatgctttcatTGTACTGATCAAATTTCTAGATGGCAGAAAGCCATACAATGAGATTTTAAGAGACAATCCATCtctaatatttacattttatttagaGATCCTAGAAGTCACACCTTGTCATTTATTACCAAGCTGCCCTTTATCTATTGTGTGAAAATTGGGAAACTAAAATAATAATGCCAACTGCAAGTATATCCCAAATGATCACTGCTGAGAATTGATAGCTATTGCTCTATGTAAGCTTCCAAGACTATTTAAAACTACCTGTTCTGTTCAGACTTTATCAGATTTGCAAACATTTGTAGGATTTGTAGACTCATAAAGCAAAATCCAAACACAATGCTGGCCCTCTCCCACAGCAAAATCCAAACCATGGCTTTGCCACATGAGCTTCTGACATAAGGTAATTACCTCACATTTACTAACAGAGAAACACATACACAGGGCTGGTGCTCTTTAGATCCATACTGCAAGTTAAAGATTAGTTTTTCTCAGGTAATTATGTTTGTTTGCCAACTCAGTTAAATTTTTGCACTACCATTTTGTGTATTCAGTTATTAAAGTGGTAAATCCACACATTGTGCTGCCATAGAAACCATGACAAAAGAGCACAAGGATCACAGACCCAGCCACAGCAAGGTAAGTGACAGGAGAGTGTCACACAGAGCACACCTATGACACTCACCTGTGGCTCTGGGATATGGGGTGTCAGTAGAGAATTACAGGCACTGGTGGGGTCTGCTGTGGGGTCTGGACTCAGGCTGATGATGGCTGAGTGGTTGTGAAGTACTTTGTGTGGTGTTTATCACTCTGTCACTACTGACACCATCACCCTGGGCTAGTATTTTCATGGCTATGTAATGAAAACAGGGGAAGAACTCAGACCCATGGTAGCAAGTTTTCCCTTGGCTTCAACTTGGGCATTCCTCAGAAAGATTTATAAAATAACAACAATGGGATTCCCTATTTGTCCTTCCtctgtttttgtttctctgcttaAGGCTGACATGATTTTGCCCCATCAGACAAGAACAGTTCACTAATAACTTTATCAGGATATCACAGAAAGTCTCATTAATAAATTTAGGTTTTATGCTTTTatggaaaacaacaacaaaagtgAAACAGCCTCCAAATAACACAAAAGTTGCCTCAGCAACAGTACTCACCTCTTCCTAAATGTCTGCAGATCAGTGCCTGGGCCAGCATCATCTGCCCACACCTCAGCATGCATCCCCAGCCCGCGTCAGACGAGGGACCGGTGCCTCCTGCCAACAGAGGGGCTCAAATCAGCACGGGCTGTGCATGGAGCCAGCTCTGAGAGAACCCACAGAAAAACCTCTGACAGCTGAGACCCACAGGCAAACCCCTAATAACTGAAACCCACAGGCAAACCTCTGAGACTGAGACCCCCAGCAAACCTGACAACTGAAATCCACAGTCCAACCTCTGAGAGCTGGAACTCACAGTCAAACCTCTGAGAGCTGGAACCACAGTCAAACTCTAACAACTGGAACTCACAGTCAAACCCTGACAACTGGAACTCACAGTCAAACCCTGACAACTGGAACTCACAGCCAAGCCTCTGacagctgccccacagctgaGGGGGAGCCAGCCTGCCCCACTGAGCCAGCTCCTTTctcccacagtgctgctgtcacttcaCTGCTTGCCCCACAAACATGAAGACCAGATTATATACAGGTACAAGCAGACACTGATTTTAATGGCTTTAATCTTTTGTTTGCACACACAGTTAAATTATGATCAAAATGTTCTAGTAGtgtaaaaataacttttcagtCCCCAACATCATCACTAATCCTGCTAATCCATAACCAGGCTGCTGGAATGCTGCATACTCACCAATAGGTGAAAACTTTCTTCTATAAGTGAACCAGAGACGAGCACTTATATCCAACAATAACTTAGATTTGTCTGGAATAATTTTAAGAGGAAATACATTATTAAAACAgacttaaaactgaaaaattcaaattatccCTGTACACTTAATATATAGAGAGCATGGAAGGCTCCTATAGCTTTTACATACAAGACCCTTAGTACTTCAAACATTTTTTAGCAATTTAAACACAGAGAGCTTTTGCAGACTGCTGATTAAAGTTAACTTATTAAGGATGAAATAATTACTAGCCAATGAAATTTTACAAGGTGCTTGGAATGACTATGCCCAGCCTGAATAAAACAACTCTGGAGAACTGTCCTCAGGAAAGAACTGGTAAAGCAGGTTAAGAAGTTCTACGTGCAAATCAACATGGAATTATACATTACCTCCAAACCCAACAGAAAGTAATCTTAAGAAAAGGTTAATAATGTTAAATTGAATGAAAcctctcttttttctgtttgtttaaacACATGCACTTACAGAATCCTCCAAAGGCTCTGCAGAATGCTTAAGAATCCTGTTTGCTGCATTTTCCCTTGGCTGTGGCTCAGACTGGCTGGCTTTTCCAAAGGATTCTCCAGCTGATCaaggctgcctgcagcaccctgggctgtcCTGCACtggtggccactgcctttgccATGTAACACAGGAGGATGGCCCTGTCTTCTCCCCAGGGAGCAAAACTCATTTCTGAAACCTTATTTTTATGTAAACACATTACTCTGCTCTAACTTTTAGGCCATGTACTTATTTTCACTAAAATGCAGTACGTGCCATAGACTAACTTATTGTTGTTACTTGAAATATCATTTCAGTTGCAAGTAACAGGCTGTGGACAGCATCCCTCATAGGAAAATGACATCAGTAATGCTGAGCATTTCccaaaaattatttatacattAATTTCTGAGGCCCTGTGTTGTGGAGACTCACATCTGACAGCCTCTGCTGTGAATGTGATCATATTGCATGAATTATAGTGGGAGGACACTGGCCTTGGTTCTGGTTTCTGGACAGGAGGAATTCCACTGCTTACACCTGGTGTCTCACTGATGGAGAGCAAACTTCCCTCATGAGACATTCAGGGAACACAAGGAAATCAGGAGCTGTTGCTGCATGTGAATCTATGAATATTCTACAGATGTTACAGATAATTTAATTCTAAATATACCTGTGTTTAGGTGGTGTTGCCTTCCTAAAATCCACACTGGCTCATCAGTTTCTGGAAATTCTTCTAAGTAGTCTGACAAAAGAGTGATCTGGTTTTCATACCTAGACAAAACTGAACAGGAATACACAAAATTCAAACTCCATTTTATCCCCTTGTTCCTTTATACCCAACCTGGAGCTCTCAAACTGAACTAGTTTGTAGTAAGTCTTTACAGCCTTTGGGGCTTCtgagcagtgctgccagctgcttttaattttctcatttaaaagcTGTTCTGACTGAAATAACCAATGCcttggtttttatttatatcCTCAGTGAGTTCTGAGAGAACACCAGGTATAACACCTTTATAAGCTATCTCACTGAAGCCAGTGACAGAAGTTCAGGGTGACTGCAGTGAGGATGAGATTTGATTCAAGAtaatgaggaaaggaaaaaaacaaaaaggcacCACAGCTTGATCTGAAACatagaaaaaatacaaatcagaGTGATTATGGCCTCATGCTTAATGGAAAGCATGTGAAAAGTGTTAGCAAGACTGGGCTTTACTTTCCCAACTGGAGATTtgaaacacttcagaaaaaaaatagatgtatTAATGTTATTATTCAACACCATATCTATTTagtgaaaaaataacaaatgatAATTAATACTACCAAAAGAAGAGAGTCCAACTATTTTCTAGATCATTAAAATGATGCTTTTTGGAAGAGTGCAAAAACCCTTCAAGtataaaaattaatgtaaaatcATATATATAAAGTaagatttcatttaaaaataatacacaTTCCAGCGATCAGAAGGGAGCTGCACCACCGTCTGGCTGGAACCCGGGGCCAGCAGCGCCGAGCCCCGACACTGAGCGTGCCCGCAGGCAGGGGTGAAACCGCGCcgggctcctccagggctggcGGCTCAGCAAAGCAACTGCTGGCCCCGTGCTCTGCATTCCCCGGCAGAAAAGCCGCCGCTCACTGCATTTCCAAAGCAAATTACCTGGTTTTTACTCCAAAGACTTAAGACACTCTGGACCCCCGAAATCCAACCGGAGGCACCTGCCCCCCCTTCGCGGCCGCCTCTCTCGCCCCCGCTGCCGTCCGACACCCCGGAGCACTGGCGAAGGCACCGCCggggtttctttttccctgccGGGATCCCCTTCCCGGCGCTCCCCCACAGCGCTCCCCCCGAGCTGCGGCGCCTCCCGGAGCGGGGCTCCAGACCGGGCTCCGGCCCCTCCGCTCaggccgccccgcgccccggccGAGCCCCCTCACGCCCGGGCCCTCTCCCGAGCCCCCTGCCCCGGCCCTGGGAGAGGCCGCGGGACCCCAAGCGCCAGGCGACCCCTCCGGCACCGCGCCggctcctgtccctcagcccGCGGGCATCTCCCGCCGCCGGGAGCCCCGCTGAATCCCCGGAGCCCCGGCCTGGCCCCTCAGCGCCGCCCCGCCAGCCGTGCCCGCGCCCCGCGCCCCTCACCGGCCTCCATCCTCCCGCTGTCACCATCCTCCTCCCCTTCGCCCCGACACGGAGGCACAACACGGCCGCGCCGCGGGGcgccctgggagctgcagtcccCCCGCCGGCCCGGAGCGCACCGTCCCTGCGTCCACGGGACTACAAACCCCAACAGCCCCCGCGGCCCGAGCGGCGAGAGGAGCAGGCGGGCAGGGGCGATTGGCTGGACTGGGCGCCGGCGCCCTCCTGATTGGCGGTTCGCGGGCATGGCCCCGCCCCGCAGGCGGGCAGGCGCGGGGGCAGCATGGAGGGCGCGGTGTCGGACGTGGCCGTGTGTAACCTGGCGTTCGCGGGGCGCCTCGAGGAGCTGCGGGCGCTGCTGCTCCGCGACCGGGCCCAGGCCACGCGGGCCGACCAGGTCAGCCGGCTGCGGCCCCGGGCGGCCTGGGGGCGGCTCCTGCCGGCCGCTGCCCGTCCTTGCCCCGCTGACCGCTTCCCTCCCGCAGGATCACCGCACCGCGCTGCACTGGGCCTGCTCGGCGGGACACACGGACGTGGCGGAGCTCCTGCTCGGGCTCGGCGTGCCTGTCAACGACAAGGACGATGTGAGTCTGAGGGACCGCGGGGCGCTCCGGGGCCGCGGGTGCTGCCGGGCCCGCTGCTGTCACGGTTTCAGCCGCAGAGGGGCTCTGACAGCGGCCGGAGCCCGCCCGGAGCCGCTTGCGCCGCTCCCTCCTCGCCCTCGCCCCCTCCGGCCGCGGCCCCCGGGCGGTGTCTGGCACTTGGGCAGGTCCCGGCTGCTCTGTGGGAAGTATTCCACGTTTGGAAATAGGCGTGAGGAGGAGATCTGAGACCTGCTTATTGTCCTGGAATTCTAGGAGAGCTGTACTTATGAAGGAAGCTGCAAAACCAGGGGtgtttgggtgattttggggttttcacaTTGCCTTTATCTCCATGAGATCTCTCAAATATGTTGTGCCAAATCATGAGGCAGCCTGAAGATCTCTCACACTGGGGAAGGCATTAATAAAGCAGGTGCAGGTTCAGTGGTTTCACAGTTGGAAAGGAGATGGCCTGCTCCTGTTCTAGAGGAAGAGTTGGAATATTTGTATCCATTACAAAGCATCTAAATGTCATCCATAAAGAAGGAAATGTCTCATCAGTTTAGAGAGTAGGATATAGAAAAACTTGTTAACACTCTTTTctactgctgctgtttgttcttAAAAAGGCATTAGTGTAAATTCTGCAGGGACAAAGTGCTCTGCAAAGATACCATGCATTACTGCATAGCAGAAGTGATTTCTGTCATTTAACTGGCAGCTTTTTCCAGGTACCGAATGCAGGGGTGTAAGAAGACATGAGCCTTGCATCTAGTGAAAATCAGTAATATTTTAGCTTTACACTGGTAAGAATATGAGCAGTGTGAGTAGTTCAGGTTTGTCTGGGTTGTACATTATCATGTTTTTCTGCCTGAAACTCATGGTTTGAATAATGTGGATTTCTTCTTGCCTCTGTAGGCTGGTTGGACTCCCCTGCACATTGCTGCTTCAGCAGGCCGTGATGAAATTGTGAAAGCCCTCATTGCTAAGGGTGCTCATGTAAATGCTGTCAATCAGAATGGCTGCACACCCCTGCATTATGCAGCCTCCAAAAATAAGCAGGAGGTATGTTTACCTAAGCTACTGGAGCTGGTGGTGTTCTTGGAAGAAGGATTTAGGTGTATTAAGCCCAcatcctcctcccctgctcctttctctttcaACATGCTCAGATTGCAATCATGCTTTTGGAGAATGGAGCAGATCCAGATGCAGCAGATCATTTTGAATCCACCCCGTTACACAGAGCAGCATCCAAAGGAAACCTAAAAATGGTACAGATCCTTGTGCAGCACAATGCAACTTTGGATATCCGGGACTCTGAAGGGAATACTCCTCtgtaagtaattttttatttttattttgcttaataTAGAgtaatttctgtgaaattcaaCTCCATTATTtcaatgtctttttctttctttaattttttgttgCTTCAAAATACACTCTTGCTTCACATCCCTGTGCAATtaaaaagtatttcagaaagTCATACGTAGTATTTTACCATAGTGGTCTGTGCATGCATACTTTACCTTGTGTTACTGCATCCACTTAAAGAGTGTAGAACACATTTTGTATTAATCTGGAATACATTGGTTGTTGCTGTGGGGTAGAAAGTGAGCTAATGACATCAGAGTGAGAGGAAACTGGTCTTGCAGGCTGGTCTACTCTGTCCTGCCAAGCAAGAACTCATTTCAGAAGCTTTTCTTCACCTCTCTAAAGAAAATCAGCAATTGAAATACAATCAGCCCAATGCTTATTGTTACCTGAGAGATCAATTTGAATCTGTAAGGGTTACAGCTACTTTGAAGTTGGTGTCAAAACCACAGTGGAATCCAGATTTTGCTGTGAATAAAATCAAGCAGTAAGTTTTAGCTGTACATAAATCCCAGTATGGCCTTGGAATGCACACAGTTCTTCCTAGGACGCTGTGCCAAATGGAGAAAAGCATTTGCTGCATTTGCAGTAACTCATTACTTTTTAGCATCAGACAATTTATTTCTCACCTTCAATTTAATAGAGATTGCCATTTTCCATTCTCACCATGGATTATGTTCTCTTTAGCTTTGCTGACTGCAGAGCCAAATCCTAACCCAAAGAACTGTCTTAACATtgcaaggagagcagcaggaggaatgtTCTTGAGTTGCTTAATGACAGCAGAGGGACTGGACAGCAAGCTTTGGAATCTGTCTAGGTAGTTGGCTGCTTGTGGATTTGTTGTTCTCAGATGTATCTCCCCCCAGCATTGACACTGTCATTTTGACAAGGTGTAATTGTTGCTCTGTACAAGCTTGGAGAGTTTAACAGTGGCTGTGGGTTTCTTGTTCTCACTGCAGCCATTTAGCCTGCGATGAAGAGAGAGTGGAGGAGGCAAAGCTGCTGGTGTCCCATGGTGCAAGTATTCACATTGAGAATAAAGAAGAGCTGACCCCTCTGAAAGTGGCCAAGGGTGGCCTGGGAGCCATCCTTAAAAGAATGGTGGAAGGCTAGAGGGGGCTTCACTTGAGTCTGTCTCCTGTTGCACTTCTGCTTACGATTGCAGACTTCATATTTTGATAGTTCACCTGGGATGTCATGTATGGTATCAGCATGgtaatgaaatgtttttattgaGGCTGTCCTTCAAGTGCAGTGCCAAAACAACTCTTTGTACTTCCTGTTAATTAAATTGTTCACTGactttaaagtatttttcaatatcttgcagttttctttcagtt
Coding sequences within:
- the ATG4A gene encoding cysteine protease ATG4A isoform X1 yields the protein MEAVLSRYENQITLLSDYLEEFPETDEPVWILGRQHHLNTDKSKLLLDISARLWFTYRRKFSPIGGTGPSSDAGWGCMLRCGQMMLAQALICRHLGRDWQWEKHKKQPEEYHRILRCFLDRKDCCYSIHQMAQMGVGEGKSIGEWFGPNTVAQVLKKLALFDEWNSLAVYVSMDNTVVIEDIKKMCWCPAQSSSVAHSSAHLHRSALGPNKNTAGLCPGWKPLLLIIPLRLGINHINPVYIDAFKECFKMPQSLGALGGKPNNAYYFIGFLGNELIYLDPHTTQSFVDSEENGTVDDKSFHCQQAPHRMKIMNLDPSVALGFFCKEECDFDNWCSLVQKEILKQQSLRMFELVQKHPPHWPPFIPPSKPEVTTTGAELIESTDKLFELEEEFEILSV
- the PSMD10 gene encoding 26S proteasome non-ATPase regulatory subunit 10, whose protein sequence is MEGAVSDVAVCNLAFAGRLEELRALLLRDRAQATRADQDHRTALHWACSAGHTDVAELLLGLGVPVNDKDDAGWTPLHIAASAGRDEIVKALIAKGAHVNAVNQNGCTPLHYAASKNKQEIAIMLLENGADPDAADHFESTPLHRAASKGNLKMVQILVQHNATLDIRDSEGNTPLHLACDEERVEEAKLLVSHGASIHIENKEELTPLKVAKGGLGAILKRMVEG
- the ATG4A gene encoding cysteine protease ATG4A isoform X2, coding for MLRCGQMMLAQALICRHLGRDWQWEKHKKQPEEYHRILRCFLDRKDCCYSIHQMAQMGVGEGKSIGEWFGPNTVAQVLKKLALFDEWNSLAVYVSMDNTVVIEDIKKMCWCPAQSSSVAHSSAHLHRSALGPNKNTAGLCPGWKPLLLIIPLRLGINHINPVYIDAFKECFKMPQSLGALGGKPNNAYYFIGFLGNELIYLDPHTTQSFVDSEENGTVDDKSFHCQQAPHRMKIMNLDPSVALGFFCKEECDFDNWCSLVQKEILKQQSLRMFELVQKHPPHWPPFIPPSKPEVTTTGAELIESTDKLFELEEEFEILSV